Part of the Candidatus Hydrogenedentota bacterium genome is shown below.
ACCATCCACAAAAATATCTTTCACAAACAGGTCTGCTTCTTCAAGCTTCTCCTCTGTGTTTTTTGCTGACCAGTTAGAAATCGCAGAGAGCAAAAGCTTCTCGATCTTCTCTGCGCCAACTTTCGGCTCATACTTCAAGATGTTGAGCGCCTGGTTAACCCGAACACCGCGGATCAGGTCAGCTACCAATCTCATTTTACGCGGAGAAGTAGGTACGTTTGTCAGGCGGGCTTTAACCG
Proteins encoded:
- a CDS encoding 50S ribosomal protein L22; the protein is MEATAKKTKRSVLKREKRDAKKEAAKTGAVKARLTNVPTSPRKMRLVADLIRGVRVNQALNILKYEPKVGAEKIEKLLLSAISNWSAKNTEEKLEEADLFVKDIFVDG